One genomic window of Hydra vulgaris chromosome 03, alternate assembly HydraT2T_AEP includes the following:
- the LOC136078061 gene encoding uncharacterized protein LOC136078061, which translates to MGIKMGQAIKIQAIIEEKKKNDITSTSFSLSETLNSSLDELALSPTLSSTIQSSPDVLNESSKVKLKVSTIDVQVALRLDNFDFNIRSLLDEHQTGKLVLAEYDSTGALVKRRQDMIHIVVNSMVHRVGNMYPSTKTKSNLPKAIITAFPKLHSGGKLGYENCYSPYTEYVVGNKKRKVTPHGHIEERLKTMRKHVGVHVQACRKRVIVLAEEFHSSAPFSKKELSMIGELRFDDLGYERKLDYMEKTSCSRRKWIVNCRPTFEDLLKIFPPLKDLAIHFQKDFCCNFLESNDFLAHWEQITPHVISWAGQKTNLMVKQILAELDMQDNPSLGIEMDFAFLLLPFIIKVPSKNKSCASAAEVAEHFIQFYPVSTPMEVVIQSRTHKHPLVIALDTHCSVEQLFIVTECRAVPVNRCISYAVDILIKLYFLMNMEYAEQCSHILYFLQHTVLGYQDEMHLSRGASDLSLYLRQKLNQF; encoded by the exons ATGGGCATCAAAATGGGCCAAGCCATTAAAATTCAAGCCATAATTGAGGAAAAAAAG aaaaatgaTATAACATCTACATCTTTCAGTTTAAGTGAAACTTTAAACAGCTCCCTTGATGAGTTGGCTTTGTCACCAACATTATCATCGACAATTCAATCTTCACCTGATGTTTTAAATGAGTCaagtaaagttaaattaaaggtTTCTACTATTGATGTACAGGTTGCTTTAAGATTGGATAACTTTGACTTT aACATACGCAGTTTGCTTGATGAACATCAAACAGGTAAGCTTGTTTTGGCAGAATATGATTCTACAGGTGCACTTGTTAAAAGGCGTCAAGATATGATCCACATTGTTGTTAACTCAATGGTCCATAGAGTTGGAAATAT gTATCCTTCCACAAAAACCAAATCTAATCTTCCAAAAGCTATTATCACTGCCTTTCCAAAGCTACATTCTGGTGGAAAACTTGGATAT gaAAACTGTTATAGCCCATATACAGAGTATGTAGTGGGTAATAAGAAAAGGAAGGTCACTCCTCATGGCCACATAGAAGAGAGACTGAAAACTATGCGAAAACATGTTGGTGTTCATGTACAAGCTTGTCGAAAGAGAGTTATTGTTTTAGCAGAAGAGTTCCACTCGTCCg cGCCTTTCTCAAAAAAAGAACTAAGTATGATAGGAGAGTTGAGATTTGATGACTTAGGCTATGAAAGAAAGTTGGACTATATGGAAAAAACCTCATGCTCTCGTCGAAAATGGATTGTGAATTGTAGGCCAACATTTGAAGATTTACTCAAAATATTTCCGCCACTAAAAGATCTAGCCATACAC TTTCAGAAGGATTTCTGTTGCAATTTTCTAGAGTCAAATGATTTTTTGGCTCATTGGGAGCAAATAACGCCACATGTTATCTCTTGGGCAGggcaaaaaacaaatttgatggTGAAGCAGATTCTTGCTGAGCTTGATATGCAAGACAACCCTTCTTTAG gaaTTGAAATGGATTTTGCATTCTTATTACTCCCCTTTATAATTAAAGTgccatcaaaaaataaaagttgtgcATCAGCTGCTGAAGTTGCAGAACATTTCATTCAATTTTATCCG GTATCAACTCCGATGGAAGTTGTGATTCAAAGTCGTACTCATAAGCATCCTCTAGTCATAGCTTTGGATACTCATTGCAGTGTCGAACAATTATTTATTGTCACGGAGTGTCGAGCTGTTCCTGTCAACAGATGTATATCTTATGCTGTGGAcatattaattaaactttattttttaatgaacatgGAGTATGCGGAACAATGTAGCCACATATTGTACTTTTTGCAACATACCGTGTTAGGTTACCAAGATGAAATGCATCTATCGAGAGGAGCCAGTGACTTGTCCCTTTACCTTAGACAAAaacttaatcaattttaa
- the LOC136078062 gene encoding uncharacterized protein LOC136078062, translating into MLFKSVLRNEQGLKSVRDNSLNANLTILIPSDEDFQVIAELHPFLAKCQEYSEIWSSDKTPTVHKIQQHLFSLITMCHRTVTQNTSGSRIAKDAMTRFIEYLETRIPDKGTEVNDFNLASVFDPFYKGYSITLIKGNKDHLDGIIDELVDNHPTTREYNEAYEASLPSAQPNLDEDMDDFERMAMENDGNDAPTLAGPSEPPLKMEFKRHLSMQKPAKDVKVLEWWKVNQKELPLLAAMARKYLCPPVT; encoded by the exons ATGCTGTTCAAGTCAGTGTTAAGAAATGAGCAAGGTTTGAAATCTGTCAGAGATAACAGCCTGAATGCAAACTTGACAATACTTATACCAAGTGATGAAGATTTTCAAGTAATTGCAGAACTTCATCCTTTCTTGGCAAAATGTCAAGAATACTCAGAGATTTGGTCCTCAGATAAAACACCTACAGTTCACAAGATCCAGCAACACCTCTTTTCATTGATTACTATGTGCCATAGGACAGTTACACAAAATACTtcag gTTCAAGAATTGCTAAAGATGCAATGACCAGGTTTATAGAATACTTGGAAACTAGGATTCCAGATAAAGGCACTGAAGTTAATGACTTTAATCTTGCAAGTGTGTTTGATCCATTTTATAAAGGTTATTCTATCACATTAATCAAGGGCAACAAAGATCATTTAGATGGAATAATAGACGAACTGGTAGACAATCATCCAACTACCAGAGAATACAATGAGGCTTATGAGGCTTCATTACCTTCTGCACAGCCAAACTTAGATGAAGATATGGATGATTTTGAGAGAATGGCCATGGAAAATGATGGAAATGATGCACCAACTTTGGCAGGACCATCAGAGCCTCCTCTAAAG atggaaTTTAAGAGGCACTTGTCTATGCAAAAGCCAGCTAAGGATGTGAAGGTTTTGGAATGGTGGAAGGTCAATCAAAAGGAACTGCCATTACTAGCTGCTATGGCAAGGAAGTACTTGTGTCCACCAGTGACTTAA